The following nucleotide sequence is from Cucurbita pepo subsp. pepo cultivar mu-cu-16 unplaced genomic scaffold, ASM280686v2 Cp4.1_scaffold000722, whole genome shotgun sequence.
TGaactaatataataaataattaaatgttaataCACAAATAAAACTTAGAAATATTTAGAAACGATAAAGAAAATGTCTAAGCTCAACTCTTTTTGGGCTTAAAATAATAGGTCGAGGACGGTTGAGAATTGAGCCTCTTATTTTCCGACTTGATTCTGTAGCCCACGACATTTCTATGCTTCCTCTTTGGTGATGGCAACCGTGTCGGGATGAAAACTCCAGTACCTTTGCTCTCCCTTACAAAGCCATTCTCGT
It contains:
- the LOC111785772 gene encoding uncharacterized protein LOC111785772 gives rise to the protein METEVDDDDLLFAELTRRISLLIMDDDEFPSVHTDLSRTIHRVRPGQLPLMVDYENGFVRESKGTGVFIPTRLPSPKRKHRNVVGYRIKSENKRLNSQPSSTYYFKPKKS